In Biomphalaria glabrata chromosome 11, xgBioGlab47.1, whole genome shotgun sequence, the following proteins share a genomic window:
- the LOC106052729 gene encoding uncharacterized protein LOC106052729, with protein MLEVKIMMKIIFLLLMGHPWILVRSQSSLCTTICTKGKFCVEDDCYPCPSGSFTAKDDHTERYCKKWTSMPVKNSVIIENGTSTSDIIWGCDIGFERKNISNDGTWDCVKVTTTSPPSSSPMPPTTTSTTVTSVGTETTASPSTSQEHDSSLLIGLTFGIIAIAILFVLFMLWRLKKLQCILKRPALKRSATKNEKPIPEKQHLITENHKLNPVKNNLELTKLYYTIVGVIGLDDCVKMFRSIDDESGRFNRNISPLDEKMCVESFQSWESLNPKVKHCKCIADTLETIGYKLPPNNDFKDPVLLNICLCEMKQLNDVYKKFLLKLPRLLGEARYTLINFLELKSMHEIRCTGRTDTDFMTCIGNWSYKYPYNPYDTDWYPLSVIKRELKNMELNSVAEDFDSLAEEVTCVLKNYLDLKRIFYLAIQIIGHEKCEEFFKSVEFKDELVLTSASQCMDTFENWKKRHPNASHKKDILDFLFNKGYINTKFSDNEDTLKVIDFLSRIVGYPSLIKNESTIELEI; from the coding sequence aagtttCACTGCAAAAGATGACCATACAGAGAGGTACTGCAAAAAGTGGACATCAATGCCAGTGAAAAATTCAGTTATAATTGAGAATGGTACATCTACAAGTGATATAATTTGGGGCTGTGACATTGGATTTGAAaggaaaaacatttcaaatgatGGCACATGGGATTGTGTTAAAGTGACAACTACCAGTCCACCAAGTTCATCTCCTATGCCACCCACAACCACATCTACTACTGTTACTAGTGTGGGAACTGAAACAACAGCATCCCCTAGCACTTCTCAGGAACATGATTCTTCACTATTAATAGGTTTAACATTTGGGATAATTGCAATAGCAAtactgtttgttttgtttatgttatgGAGATTGAAAAAGCTTCAATGTATACTAAAACGACCTGCTCTAAAAAGGAGTGcaacaaaaaatgaaaagccAATACcagaaaaacaacatttaataacaGAAAATCACAAGTTAAATCCAGTGAAAAACAATCTAGAACTGACTAAACTGTACTACACCATTGTTGGTGTCATAGGATTAGACGATTGTGttaaaatgtttagatctattgATGATGAAAGTGGAAGATTTAACAGAAATATATCTCCTTTGGATGAAAAGATGTGTGTCGAGTCTTTTCAAAGCTGGGAATCTCTAAATCCTAAAGTAAAACACTGTAAATGTATAGCAGATACCCTTGAAACAATAGGATACAAGCTGCCTCCAAACAATGATTTCAAAGATCCAGTATTGCTAAACATTTGTCTATGTGAAATGAAACAActaaatgatgtttataagaagTTTCTACTCAAACTGCCACGTTTGTTAGGTGAGGCCAGATACACTCTCATAAATTTTCTAGAATTAAAGTCTATGCATGAAATAAGATGTACTGGTAGAACAGACACAGATTTTATGACATGCATAGGTAACTGGAGTTATAAGTATCCTTACAATCCTTATGATACAGACTGGTATCCATTATCAGTTATAAAAAGAGAGCTGAAGAATATGGAACTAAATAGTGTTGCAGAAGACTTTGATTCTCTTGCCGAAGAAGTTACCTGTGttctaaaaaattatttagatttaaaacGAATATTCTACCTAGCTATTCAAATTATAGGCCATGAGAAATGTGAAGAGTTTTTTAAGTCTGTTGAATTTAAGGATGAACTAGTATTGACTTCAGCCAGTCAGTGTATGGATACTTTTGAGAACTGGAAGAAAAGACATCCCAATGCTTCTCATAAAAAAGACATTTtggattttcttttcaataaaGGTTACATAAATACAAAATTCTCAGACAATGAAGACACTCTGAAGGTCATTGACTTTTTATCAAGAATAGTTGGCTACCCTTCATTGATAAAAAATGAAAGCACTATTGAGTTAGAAATCTGA